In the Salvelinus sp. IW2-2015 unplaced genomic scaffold, ASM291031v2 Un_scaffold1676, whole genome shotgun sequence genome, one interval contains:
- the LOC139024584 gene encoding uncharacterized protein yields the protein MPPPAAQLRPGGLIPAGALTLQQASFFHPSTSTLLPTLLPPPLLPPHPYHLSPAPFYPPPLYLHPSTLLTSTLLPPPSYLHPSTPPPHLYPSTLLPPPFYLHPPPSFLHPLLPSTSTLPTSTPPTSTSTLILPSTLLPPSPHSTPATLSTHLLTSTPPPLAPSQLHPFLPPPHPRPPPLYLQPPSTPPQHLYPSTLLPPPFLTSTLDLLPPPFLTPHPDPPAFVTVHPTPLRPPPFYLHPPSTPHPLPPLHPSTSTQHLYPPTLSTSTSTSLPSHPPTHFHSSTSTPHLYPLHPSTSTSPFYPSTHLLLHPTPLIPSRLHTSTSTPTSTLLASHPPKLYPSTLSTSTSTLLTSHPHPNYHLLTVHLPHHLLASLPHTSTPPCRPYLHPPPLTKKTFGHMYKHSCEQIT from the coding sequence ATGCCGCCTCCGGCTGCACAGCTCAGACCGGGGGGGTTAATTCCTGCAGGAGCTCTAACACTTCAGCAAGCCAGTTTCTTCCACCCTTCTACCTCCACCCTTCTACCTACCCTCCTACCTCCACCCTTGCTACCTCCACATCCCTACCACCTCTCCCCTGCACCCTTTTACCCTCCACCCTTGTACCTCCACCCTTCCACCCTCCTAACCTCCACCCTCCTACCTCCACCCTCCTACCTCCACCCTTCTACTCCACCCCCACAcctctacccctccaccctcctACCTCCACCCTTctacctccaccctccacccagtttcctccatcccctcctaccctccacctccacccttcCCACCTCTACccctcccacctccacctccacccttaTCTTACCCTCCACTCTTCTACCTCCATCCCCACACTCTACCCCTGCGACGCTTTCTACTCACCTTCTGACCTCCACCCCACCACCTCTAGCCCCCTCCCAGCTCCACCCCTTCCTACCTCCACCCCACCCTCGCCCTCCACCCCTCTACCTCCAGCCACCTTCGACTCCACCCCAGCAcctctacccctccaccctcctACCTCCACCCTTCCTTACCTCTACCCTCGACCTTCTACCTCCACCCTTCCTCACTCCCCATCCTGACCCCCCAGCCTTCGTTACCGTCCACCCCACACCTCTACGCCCTCCACCCTTCTACCTCCACCCGCCCTCCACCCCACACCCTCTACCGCCCCTCCACCCTTCTACCTCCACCCAACACCTCTATCCCCCCAccctctctacctccacctccacctctctcccctctcaccctcCTACTCACTTCCACTCTTCTACCTCCACCCCACACCTCTACCCCCTCCACCCTTCTACCTCCACCTCACCCTTCTACCCTTCCACTCACCTCCTACTCCACCCAACACCTCTTATCCCCTCCCGCCTTcatacctccacctccactcctACCTCCACCCTTCTAGCCTCCCACCCTCCTAAACTCTACCCCTCGAccctctctacctccacctccacccttcTAACCTCCCACCCACACCCTAACTACCACCTCCTCACCGTCCACCTCCCCCACCACCTTCTAGCCTCGCTACCCCACACCTCTACCCCTCCATGTCGCCCctacctccacccccccccccttacaaaAAAGACGTTCGGACACATGTATAAACACTCATGTGAACAAATCACGTGA